From the Triticum urartu cultivar G1812 chromosome 4, Tu2.1, whole genome shotgun sequence genome, the window TAGCCACTAGGTCACCGGTGTGGACTGAGACAGGCCGATTCTTGTCGGACCAAGACGTCAATACAAGAGCCAGGTAACTTCATGGCTTGTACCTAGTTCAATTGTTTATACTTTATTAAGCAATTTTTCTTACCTTGGCTTGCATTTTAGATAGCTTCTGGAAGGTTGCCTAGTTTTAGAGAAAAACGGCGGCTTGGACCTGATTTCAACCGGTCGCAAGTGCACCGTTGGATCtgcccacccctcccccaccAAAAATAATAATAATCCAGAAAGCTTCGTTTAGAACTCAACACACATTCAAAGCTCCGCCTTCATCATGCGCGCGAGCGGTGACCCTGCCGGTCGACGAGGGGCCTCTAGCACCGTCCTCGCCTCGCCTCCGACGACCGCAACTCAGGTCGCAACTCTTACAAAAAAAACGGCTACAGGTCCCACACCACGAAATGCAGCTCCACAGGATTGCAGCTTCACCACCATCCCCCGCTTGTAGCTCGACTCACCGTCGATACTGGCCGGCCGTTCACCATCGTCACCTTCCCATATTCTAGCACCCGATCCACCTTTCCAGCACCATGCAACAAAGGTTCCAGCTTTTGCACTCTTCAATTGCagtaaaaaaaaagaaaaaacctgGATTAACCGCGGGTTGCAgcaaaaaacaaagaaaaacatTAAAAAAACCAAAGTTCCAGCAATCGTCGCGGCTGGTTGCAACATCCCGCCGTATCGGTGACATTAATTCCAACACCCATGGTCGCCCGTTCCCAGCATCTCTGTGTGCTGGCTCCAGCACGTACCATCACCAGTTCGAGCTTTTCTACGTGCTTGTTCCAGCACCACGCAGCGACACTTCCCGCGTATCCACACATCGGTTCCATCACCGCTCGAAGCGGGTTCCAACATCTCCTCACGCTGGCTCCAGCATTGCTAGAAGCCGGTTCCAGTAAACGGCACCGTGATTGCAGCACTTCGGCGATCTGGTTCCAGCACCTTGTGTAGCCGGTTCCAGCAAAACGGAGATGTGGTCGCAACATCATCGTTCACTGGTTCCAGCCCGCCGTCACCTACCCCTCATGCACATCATCGTAGCGCACCCCCGGCTGCGGGTGGCCATGTAGAGGAGCGCACGCAGCTGGCAGCAGCCATGGCGACGAGCATGTCCCTGCTATGCACTCCTCCCTGCACCGGCAACTCACGTGTCCCGACCGACAGGTGAGCCGGCATGGCAACGAGCACGCCCCGGCTTCCTTCTTATCTACTCGATCTCCATTCCATCCGGCGGGGAAGAAAGCAAAATGGAATGGGGATCGCGTAGATAAGAAAGAAGACCGGGTGACGGGCGACGCGTGGCCCCCACAGCCATGCATTTTGGTCGTGCTTGGGATGACCTGGCTAAACTCTGGCGGTTCGATCGCGACGGGATCCAACGATGCCTGCTCAGCCGGCCAATCGGCTGCAAACGTTTTTCATAAATATATGTAGACATTTTCATCTACACTGTATATATGCACTTCTATCCATATAAGAATTGACCAATCAAAGAACGGACTACATCAATGAAGGAAAAAAAAAGAGGACGGACTACACATGTATTATATGCACCTATATTCATCCACAATGTGTATACAAAGCTCCACCATATGTGTTCCCGCTTGGTGTGACTGCCTAGGCATTGGCCTAGCCGGCTCTCCGCAGCGCGCAATCCAGGACCCGCCGGAAATGCGCCGCATCGCATGGTACCCGAAGCACGCCCGGCTGGCCGTACCCGTACCGTTGCGCCGTCATGTCAAGCAGCTCCGCGATGCAGGGAACAGCGAGGAGCCTCACGGGCACCACCACGCGCTGGCCGCAGCTGGTGACCATCGGGACGTGCCCCCTCGGGACCTTCTCGCCGTGACCCGGCGCTGATGGCTCGCTGCCACTCTTCTTCCTCGATGCCATGGAGATGACACGCCTCGAGCTGTTCGTTTGGtttctttctttttcttggtTGGTGCTGCGGTGAGACGACAAGGATGCTGAGATCCTCGTATTTATATGCAAGCACCGTAGGGTCCTCACGCGCGCGCGGTCAACGTACACAACTATGTTGCTTGGCTCATATGGGCATATGGCCCAGTTGGAGACTAGACTTTGTACCACGGAGACTTTGAGAGTACCTGGATTCTTCAGGGTGAACCAGCCGGAGTTCCATTGCATTGGGCGGCTTCTTTTGACAGTTTGGGATCTATCTCTTGGGTCACCGAGTGTTAAAGAGAAGAAGCATGGATTGTCAAAAACTTGTACCGCGTGTGCCAGCTAACAAGACATTGCTATGAAATTCCATGGATTCCTCTATTTATTTATGAACTCTTGACAACTAGCTAGTATCCCACTTACAGAATTCTTCCtaaaattatactccctccgtcccataatacaACAGTGTTTTTGACACGAACATTAGTGTAAAAAACCCTTTTATATtatgggagggagggagggagtaGCTTTTAGTTGCGACATTGTTATAACTTTTATCCCATTGTATTATTTCCCCAAATGAAAAGTTGGTTCCATTTTTTCGCATGGTAGCTGGGGTTGAAGAACTCGTATGTGTGGTTAGTTGCACCACGCTGCTCATGCACTAGACTGGGTATCCTGAGCGAATATTGGCTAGAGTTTTATCCGTCAAATCAGCTAGGATTTCAGTCATACAGATTTAGAAAGTTTCAGGGTTTAATGTGGGCAATTTCATAGTTGTCCAGCGTTAAAGTTAGACCAAGCACCATGACTTGGAGTTTAGGATAGACTTcttttctatatttataggtatTGTTCTTTTACATCTCTTTGGCTTGGACTGGCGTAAACGCAACTTGACAAGTCTTCTTCGCATGTACACCCAGCTTTAGAACCTCAAATGCGGTGCATAAAGCTATCCATAAAGCAATATCTATCAGTATTCTGATATTTGAGGAAAAGATTGATAAGAGAATGACTGGTTGGATTGGGAATTTACTTTCCATTGGAGACATGGCCACTTTTAATTTGACCAATGTCTGTCTTAGCAGCATTCCATTATTTATGCTTTCCTTTTTGCAAACTCCTAAAGGTTCCCTGAAAAGGATGAACTCCGGTAGAGCTAGGATGGTTTGGCAAGACAGtcaaaataaaaaagaaatatcACGTGATCAATTGGCCTTCTGTTGGTTTACCTAAAGAATGTGGTGGTCGTGGGGTTCAGATCTTCAGACTATGAATCAATGCTTGCTTTTCAAGTGGCTTTGGAAACTACTCCCTCTGCCCCATAATGTAAGATGTCTTTTGACACTACagtagtgtcaaaaaacgtcttatattatgaGACAGAGGGAGCAGAAAACATGAAAGGTGTGTGGCAGAACCTGTCAACAAAAATAAAACGCACATTCTCAGACCTTCTCAAGTATGGGTGCAGAATCTGGTGGATCCCACTTCTGGCAAGGTTTGATGAAAGTCAATAGTATCTTTAGAGATTTGCCAAGAGAGTACTTGGTGATGGAAAAAAAAACTCTGTTTTGGGAAGACATTTGGATAGATGATACTCCTCTTGCTGTCAGATTCCCCAGATTATATACGGCGTGCTTCTCTAAGAAAGTTACTGTCATCATGGTGAAATCTGAAGGTTGGGATTGTCTGCAATTCATAAGAACTTTGAGGGGTGAAACTTATTTGAAGAATTAAAAGCTTTGGTGGATGATGTTCTTCTATCTGATGATCCTGACAGGGTGGCTTGGAGAATTGGTAGCCAGATACACTTTCAATATTGTCAAATACGCTCTTATATtatgaaacggagggagtaccaacTGTTTGAGATCTATATTTACAGCTTAAGGCCGGACCCGTGTATGGTTTAGTCAGGCCGCCTCAAGATGTGGCGCTCCACACATGTATATGTACCCCATGCATGTCTATAGACTATATACGTATATATCCACCTACATACATCCATCTACACTGTCGACGGTGCACATATATATACATGCAGCTCCACACATGATCTCTTCACGTGTCGGCTCTGTGCAGCGCGCCGTCGACGACCCGGCGGAATTGCCCGGCGTCGCATGGGATCCGCAGCACACCTGGCTGGCCGTAGCCGTACTGCTGCGCCGCCATGTCAAGCTGCTCCGCGATGCACGGGTCCCCAAGCAGCCTCACCGGCACCACCACTCGGGCACCGCAGCCGGTGACCATCGGGACGTGCCCTCTCGGGACCTTGTGCCGCTCGTCGAAGTGGCATGGCGACGCTGACGACTCGCCGCCGTTCTTCTTTCCCCGTGCCATGGCGATCAGTAAGAAATTAAGAAGAGACCAGATACTGCTTGATCGCCTCGGGCTTGAGGACTTGGGTTTCTTCGGTGGCGCTACGGGGAGATGAAGATGCCTAGCTACTCCAGTAGTACGTTTATATATGGGGATTGGGGAGCAAGACGGGggccatgcatgcatgcatccagTAGTGGCAGGAAGGAGTGCCTATGTTCGTAGAATCGAGGTTAACGTCGTGGCCATGGATCCTTTGGGGTGGATCATGGATGGGAGTTTAGCACTTGCATGGCGTCGGCTTCTTTTGACCCGTAGAGGGATCGGTGGTATCTTTGTCGTCTCCAGTCTTGGGCCACTGATTCTTACTGCAAGGGGTGCGGGCTAGGTTCATTGCATGGTTGAACAAGTCACGCCTCACAGTTTACCCGAAAAAAGAGTTTGCTGCCTATTTGCCTAATTTGTAAAAAATTTCTGGTAAAATCTAGGAATTTGTTCCCACggtgtattttgcaaattttgtGTGAAAATAAATGCATATAAGAGGAGTTCGGAATTAACAGTTGCTAAATCTTAAGCAAAAAAAAAATAGAAATGGAGAGGGGGGCATGTGGATGATTTCCCCACCTGAATATTCCACGCAAAGTGGCAAAATGCCACGAGAGTGGTCAGTTTATAAGAAAAACCAGATAACAATAATAAATAAACCTTATTTATGAGGAAAATCAAGCCGAAAACCATACAAGTGATAGCCCGAGGGCTAAACTTCTTGCCGAAGCAAGAAACACCCAAAATACAATGACCAAGTAGTACATAATGACAATCTATAACAAAGAAGTGGTTTATGTTGGGGACAAAACTACATCATTCCTTCATAGCTGTAACGCCCAATATAGGACCATCACTCACAACAAGATTCGATATCTAAGCCTTGTGTGTGTATACCTTGCACAACCAACCAAGACTATATGAAGTGAACTAACTTGCATTCAAAGAAAAGATGTTCAATTGTTCCACGTCAGTTGTATCTAAATTGACTGAATTTGCAAAAAAAAGGAGAGGAAAAAATTAAAAAGAAGGCAAAAGAATTGTCTCgtcgattaattaagaagaaggGAATTGCCCAATTAATAAAAAACCGGGagaacaccaatacaaataaaccACATGCGGACTACTCATAAAGCCCGAAACCCCATGACTGCATGGTCAACCCTACAAGCATTCCAAACACGCAACAATTACAAGCCATTAAACTACTACATTGCAAAGGCACTCCTAATGAGAACACCACGAATGAATACATCGAACACCACCAAATGCACGATGATAAGCTAAACCATGAGGACAACCCAAGAGACCAAGGAACATATCCATTAAGCAGTCACATACGCCTTTCCTCATCATCTACAGAACCAATCTGGACATCAGGCGACACAGACACAACTGACATGGACACAAATTGCGGACGCCTTCCGAATGGTGCCACCCTTCTTGCTTTTGTCCCGCTTTGGTTTTTATCCGCTTGGTTTCACCTTCACGAGGCAATCACCTGTCTTGTCAGGCATAAGCTGATCAGCCGCCCATTTGTCACGGAATTCGTAGAACTCACTGAAGTCACATACGACATAACCAACTTGTCGTAGAATTCATCATCTTCGCCTGCTTACCGCGTGTGCTGCCTAGCATCCAGGGCGAGTCCATCGGCGATCTCGTGGATCCAATCCCGCAGGCCATGCCCGAGCTTCGGGAGCTACATCCGAGCCTTGCTTCGCCTTTGTCTGTGGAGCATTTAGAGGTGGAGGTGGACTCATTGACGAACTTGTGTGAAGGACGTGTTTCACCTATGTTATGTGAGCAACTAGAGGTGCATGAGCTCGCCGTGGCGGTGGTTCCCGTGGTCGATGATGTTGTGTCGATGATTCCTCTAGTTGAGGATGTCCATGCGGCTGGTGTGTTGGTGCCTGCTCCTAGGAGCCTCATGATTGAGAGCTGCTTGTATCCATTAGATAGAAGAGTAAAACGTTAATGTCACCGATACAACGCTAAAGATGAAACCACACGAAAACAAAATCACAAACTAAGCAACGATGAACAACAAGTCAACAAGCAACTAGCGCCATTCAGAAACGAATACTACTACCTAAACAAGCTGAGTTTTTACCACATGGCACAGTTTCAAAAATCAGGGAGCAGTATAAAACTAGTATAAATTTGGATGGATGGATCGTGGCGCCGCGTAGCATCAAAACTGGAAGGTACTACTGGTATCAGATCAGCTTGCCCACCCACCGCACGGATACGGAAAGACAGCGCGCGCGTGAGCAGTAGTATGGTTTTGCACAGGTGGCGTGAGCAATTCAAATTTGGCACAAATTTGTAACATCCCTCGTATATTCATGTCTAAAAGAGTTGATCAATCAAAGAACAGATTGTATATCCAATTATATTTCCTCTACACTGTCGACCCTGCTCCCTGCTACGAGAACGCTGGGCGCCTAGTCGGCTCTGTGCAGCGCGCTGTCGACGACTCGGCGGACAAGTGTCCGGCGTCGCATGGGATCCGCAGCACGCCCGGCTGGCCGTACCCGTACTGCTGCGCCGCCATGTCAAGCAGCTCCGCGATGCATGGATCCCCGAGCAGGTTCGGTGCATGGTTGAACAAGTCACTCCTCCGGGCTTTTTTTTAACACGGTACAAACTCATATGATTGTATACATGCACATACACTTAATCCTATAAACACCCCTAGAAAGATTGAATCCTATAAACACATGCATGCACACCTAtatatgagcaccttcgagataCTGAACCGGTACAACATCTTGATTTCACCAAAAGAAGCCTAACCACTTGAGTTGCACCCAGTTCTTCGCCTCACAATTTGTTGGATGTTTGCTCTGTTCGTAGCTCTTTCTTAAGCGAAACTGTAGGAATTTGTTCCTAGTATATATTCTTTTTGCAAATTCtctgtaaaaaaatgcatataaGAGGTGTTCCGAATTAACAAGCAGCTATTGTAATAAACCATAAAAAAGGGTTTCATTTTTGAGAAATCACTATGGAGGATAGATTTTCAAACCATGATATTTTGGACAATAAAACAAAGCCTATGCCCAAAACCCTGATTCGAGTAATCATTTATTTAGTACCGCTCAAGGAGCGGGAACTGCCATTCTAACTCTTCTTGGGGGATTGCATCCAGTGTGAGCCCTCTCAATGTTTTGCTTCTTAGCTGCCCGTTTTGACAATCTGGACGTTTCTGATCGTCGGATCTGATGTCTACAGCCATCTCCCCAGCATCTGTTAAGTACTGGCTTAGCTGTCCTAATGGGCTGCTGCTCTAGAGGCCAAAGCAAGAAAACACCCAAAATGCAAAGAACACGAGGTACATAATGATAGCCTGTAATGGAGAAGAAGTCATTCTTGTTGGGGCAAAAACTACATCAACACCCTACAGAGGACCTCCATTCACACCAAGATTTAATTGCTAAGCCTCGTTTCTATAGCCCGCACAACCAATTATCATACATGCACAGAAGATTCCAATGTTTGTAGAGTTAGATCTTACCTGAAAGATAACTATATGGAGTGAATGAACCTGCATTCAAAAAAAAGTTGTTTATTTGTTTTATATTTATGGCAAAACCAACACTTTTCACTCATGTGCCTGTTATGCTTCACGAGATTATTCCTCATTATGGTCACCCCTTTGCGAGGGTATCACAAGAAAAAAATTAAATCTAGAGATAATTTCATCTTCCAAAATTTATTATAGCAACATCacaatcacgatgaacaagagCCTGGCACATCAAGTTTACCGAGAATTTCACTCTATTCTAAATTCAAACATTGTGACAACTAAATGGAATCTAATCATTCTAGTACAGCGTTCCACGCTACCGGTCAATGATCTACTATCCACTCAGAAATCACATTTGGCAGCAATGAGATACATAATTATGCAACCGTGATGTGTTTATATCACATAATATGAAGAGAAAAAAATTGACATCGGGCACGCTGGGAGGCATTCTCCAACTAAGTCGCTCTTCGTTTTAACATTGAGCCATCTTCGGTAGGAAAGGTTTGAAAACAAAAGAAAATTTGCTTCACCATCACCGACCTGGTCTAAAAGTGTGAATTCATGTGTTTCCATTGAACATGAGTGATGTCATTGGATCCCACATATTTAATATGTCATTGATTTTGTATGCTTGTTTCTTAGTAGGAAGTTTGACAACTATTTAATTAAGGACACAATGTTTTTGGTTATTTAGATTTTGGATCTCTAAGCTATCTTGCTCTTTTGGATGACAAATGACACAACTAGACATTATTAATTTTCACCATCACTTTGCCATTGTAAAAACATTTTCTTAGAGGTGTCATGGTGGCAAAAAGCAGAAAGATAGACACTTGTAACTGGGGCCGAATATTTGTCAGTGGActgatcccccccccccccccccccccccccccccccccgccctctctctcttttttggcTCCAATCACTTTTTTGTACCATCTGATCATGATCCATCGCCCGAGagcctttcttcctcctctcaccCCAACAAACCAGCTCTGGCATCGTCGGTCGAACCTTAGGGCCCAACCACCTGCGGCCGGCGATGCTACCTCTCATGCCTTGCTGCCTCCTTTGGTGGTACATCGGCAGTCCTAGTCCCACTAAACCTACCCTTCTATCGAtacgccccccccccctcccctcccccctgGCGACGCCGTGACCGGCCATGGCGTCCTCATCTCTTGCAGGACCTAGAATTGACTGGCGCTTCAAAAGAATTCAGGCGCCCAAAGAATAGGAAACATGTCTAACTAATGATCTGGGTTGTGATTTCAGTGTCTTGTTAGACACAAATTGAAATGGAAAACTAACTATATTGGAGTAGTTCTTGTGCAGTGCAGGTGGAGTGAGCACTTTAAATTTCACACAAATTTGTCACGTTCCTGGTGCGTTCATGTACAAAAGAACTGATCAATCAAAGAACAGACTTCGTATATCCAACTATACTCTTCTACAGTGGCGCTGCTGCATATGTATTCACAGTTTCACACATGCTCTAATGACGCCGGGCGCCTATTCGGCCCTGTGCAGCGCGCCGTCGACGATCCGGCGGAAATGCCCGGCGTCGCACGGGATCCGCAGCACTCCCGGCTGGCCGTACCCGTACTGCTGCGCCGCCATGTCTAGGAGCTCAGCGATGCGAGGGTCCCGGAGCAGCCTGACCGGCACCACCACGCGCGCGCCGCAGCCGGTGACCATCGGGACGTGCCCTCTAGGGACCTTCTCCTGCTCGTCGTCGCGACACGGCGAGGCGCCGGGCGAAGACGACTCGCCGCCGTTCTTCTTCCTCCATGCCATGGCGATGAATAAGAATATGTCAGATCGGTCGATCGCCTCGAGCTTGGAGACCTGGAGCTGCGGCGAGCGCTGTAGTTTCTTGGGTGATGATGAGGGCGAGCCAGCACATTTATACGGCCGGGAAGTAGAACGTGTGCTTCATCATACGTAGGTGGTCAAAGTCATGGCGTGGATAGTCTCGTGGCCATGGCTGACCTCGACGATCCTTCGGGGTGGATGCGAGTTTATTGCACTTGGCGGCTTCTTTTTGACCTGTGAGGAGGAGCGGCGGTCGTGTGAAAGAAGTCCAAAATCTGGGGCCATCGAAAGGTTAGGTTCGTTGCATGGTGGCCAAAAAAACGAGGGAGAAAGTAACCGGAAATCCAACTGTGATCCCCGAGCTCATCTCTTCTCCTGTGAACAGTACATTCAAAACCGCTCAAACAAATGGACGGTACATTCAAATGAAATGTGAAATAATTTTGAAAAATCTGTTTTTTTAGACATCAAAGATGAAAGACTTTTGTAGGTGCTTGCAAATTTTCACACTAAGATGGCATCCGAAGAACCCGGTACAAAAAGCTAAAATTGAAGCTCAAAATTTTCAAAACACTAGAGAGGGAAACATATCTCAGAAACAGATCAAAACTATATCACAAAACTCTAAAAGTTTAAGAACTAAAGTAAAAAAAAGGAAAACCAGAAAGAAAAATCAAAAACCGAAAATCACGGAAGTGCCCCTCCGCGCGAGCGTCGCGCGCGAAGCACCCCGAAAAAGTCTCAGGAGCGTGCCGCGCGTGACAACCTTTGCATGGAGAGCTCCTCAACTAGTGATTTCGGTCAACCGGTGCTTAGAGCGCCGATTAGGAGCTCCCCAGCCAGCCTTGTAGGCATCATACTCTTTTTTTCAATGGATAAGGCAAATGGTCTCTTTGTTTTTTGGGGTTTTCCAGGTTCGGCCTTCTGGAGGAAATAGGAGAAAAGCGCTTCTATTTTATTTATCTGGAACAACATAAGGTTAAGTACTTTATCACATATATTACAAGGTGTTTTCTTTTTTTGACAAGCCTGCATACCAGTGCTCCCACCATACAGTATATATGGCAAGCAACTTCTGAATGGGAGCTAAGTTATGATGATTTAGGCTGATCTACTTTACAAAAGTTATGATGATTTTTAGGCTGGGAACATAGATAGCATCCTGAAGCTGAAGCACCGTATACGTTCTCCAATAGAGGAACATGTGCTTTGCATGCCGTTTTGCAGCAACAAGGCACGCATGACTTGTGAACGAGCACATAATGGCCAATTAGCCCATTCAACGGAGGTCTCTATCGACAAGAACATAACCAGACCATATGGTTTTCCAACATCGGGAGTCTCCGATTGTGTGGATGCACAAGAAACGCACGTGTGTTATCACTCATTAATTCATGCGTCGAGACTTTGATGTCTATTTCTTCTTGCGACCATAGTGTTTGAGGAGCGTGTAGATGCGGCGGCCACTAGGTCACGGTGTGGATTGAGACAGACTGATTCTGGTGGGACAAATACGAGAAGATAAGATCCATGTAACTTTACGGCTGCTACCTAGTTGAACTGTTTACTTTAGCTATTTT encodes:
- the LOC125554499 gene encoding auxin-responsive protein SAUR71-like translates to MARGKKNGGESSASPCHFDERHKVPRGHVPMVTGCGARVVVPVRLLGDPCIAEQLDMAAQQYGYGQPGVLRIPCDAGQFRRVVDGALHRADT
- the LOC125553376 gene encoding auxin-responsive protein SAUR71-like; translation: MAWRKKNGGESSSPGASPCRDDEQEKVPRGHVPMVTGCGARVVVPVRLLRDPRIAELLDMAAQQYGYGQPGVLRIPCDAGHFRRIVDGALHRAE